A DNA window from Falco naumanni isolate bFalNau1 chromosome Z, bFalNau1.pat, whole genome shotgun sequence contains the following coding sequences:
- the GKAP1 gene encoding G kinase-anchoring protein 1 isoform X1, producing MASTVIRSVPTTASRFALLQVETDAGLEPGKGRSGQSAGKSQASQGRSSTDKKKKTKRRKRKEQQRREVNELRNLAFKKIPQKSSHGNCLSQHEQKLHAAMQKDCQGENWQEWRQRDEQVQMTSEVFEADLEKTLLLSKLEYEEHKKEYENIENTSSQSKSVNKKKNQEGKEKPLTVSVKDFQSDSNIDNLAKKHVALNSSHSLHDGGFFNRLEDDVHRIRDREKRRVQLTDYSGKDNCTFHEQNQETVLKDRKTEELKLELEKKNAEIEQLKNVITQWEAKHKKVKARNARFLKMLQESKRKDKAEILLETDESQTIKNELTAEVATLHAALEKERSKVKLLQTELMKYQSGKKGKRHSESDQ from the exons ATGGCATCTACTGTAATCCGTTCAGTTCCTACCACTGCATCTCGTTTTGCTTTACTACAAGTTGAAACTGATGCTGGTTTGGAgcctggaaaaggaagaagtggCCAAAGCGCTGGCAAATCTCAGGCATCACAGGGAAGATCATctacagataagaaaaaaaaaaccaaaaggagaaaaaggaaagaacagcaaCGAAGAGAGGTCAATGAG ctcagaaaccttgcttttaaaaagattcCTCAGAAATCATCACATGGAAACTGTCTGTCGCAGCATGAACAAAAACTACACGCTGCAATGCAGAAGGACTGTCAGGGAGAAAATTGGCAGGAGTGGAGACAAAGAGATGAGCAGGTACAG ATGACATCTGAAGTGTTTGAAGCTGATCTTGAAAAAACATTGCTGCTAAGCAAACTGGAGTATGAAGAACACAAAAAG gaatatgaaaatattgaaaatacttcATCTCAGTCAAAGTCTGTCAATAAGAAAAAGaaccaggaaggaaaagagaaacctCTCACTGTGTCTGTGAAAGACTTTCAGTCAGACAGTAATATAG ATAACCTTGCTAAAAAACACGTG GCACTGAACTCTTCCCATTCGTTGCATGATGGAGGATTTTTCAACAGGCTGGAAGATGATGTTCACAGAATACgtgacagagagaaaaggagagtcCAGCTCACTGATTACAGTGGAAAAGATAACTGCACATTTCATGAACAGAACCAG GAGActgttttgaaagacagaaaaacagaagaactaAAGCTTgagcttgaaaagaaaaatgcagaaattgaGCAACTGAAGAATGTAATAACTCAGTGGGAG GCAAAGCATAagaaagtaaaagcaagaaatgcaCGGTTTCTGAAGATGttgcaagaaagcaaaa GGAAggacaaagcagaaatactcCTAGAGACTGATGAATCTCAAACTATCAAAAATGAATTGACCGCAGAG GTAGCAACACTTCATGCTgcattagaaaaagaaagatccAAAGTGAAACTACTGCAGACAGAATTAATGAAATACCAG agtgggaaaaaagggaaaaggcacTCAGAATCTGACCAGTGA
- the GKAP1 gene encoding G kinase-anchoring protein 1 isoform X6 encodes MASTVIRSVPTTASRFALLQVETDAGLEPGKGRSGQSAGKSQASQGRSSTDKKKKTKRRKRKEQQRREVNELRNLAFKKIPQKSSHGNCLSQHEQKLHAAMQKDCQGENWQEWRQRDEQVQMTSEVFEADLEKTLLLSKLEYEEHKKEYENIENTSSQSKSVNKKKNQEGKEKPLTVSVKDFQSDSNIDNLAKKHVAKHKKVKARNARFLKMLQESKRKDKAEILLETDESQTIKNELTAEVATLHAALEKERSKVKLLQTELMKYQSGKKGKRHSESDQ; translated from the exons ATGGCATCTACTGTAATCCGTTCAGTTCCTACCACTGCATCTCGTTTTGCTTTACTACAAGTTGAAACTGATGCTGGTTTGGAgcctggaaaaggaagaagtggCCAAAGCGCTGGCAAATCTCAGGCATCACAGGGAAGATCATctacagataagaaaaaaaaaaccaaaaggagaaaaaggaaagaacagcaaCGAAGAGAGGTCAATGAG ctcagaaaccttgcttttaaaaagattcCTCAGAAATCATCACATGGAAACTGTCTGTCGCAGCATGAACAAAAACTACACGCTGCAATGCAGAAGGACTGTCAGGGAGAAAATTGGCAGGAGTGGAGACAAAGAGATGAGCAGGTACAG ATGACATCTGAAGTGTTTGAAGCTGATCTTGAAAAAACATTGCTGCTAAGCAAACTGGAGTATGAAGAACACAAAAAG gaatatgaaaatattgaaaatacttcATCTCAGTCAAAGTCTGTCAATAAGAAAAAGaaccaggaaggaaaagagaaacctCTCACTGTGTCTGTGAAAGACTTTCAGTCAGACAGTAATATAG ATAACCTTGCTAAAAAACACGTG GCAAAGCATAagaaagtaaaagcaagaaatgcaCGGTTTCTGAAGATGttgcaagaaagcaaaa GGAAggacaaagcagaaatactcCTAGAGACTGATGAATCTCAAACTATCAAAAATGAATTGACCGCAGAG GTAGCAACACTTCATGCTgcattagaaaaagaaagatccAAAGTGAAACTACTGCAGACAGAATTAATGAAATACCAG agtgggaaaaaagggaaaaggcacTCAGAATCTGACCAGTGA
- the GKAP1 gene encoding G kinase-anchoring protein 1 isoform X5 — MASTVIRSVPTTASRFALLQVETDAGLEPGKGRSGQSAGKSQASQGRSSTDKKKKTKRRKRKEQQRREVNELRNLAFKKIPQKSSHGNCLSQHEQKLHAAMQKDCQGENWQEWRQRDEQVQMTSEVFEADLEKTLLLSKLEYEEHKKITLLKNTWLEDDVHRIRDREKRRVQLTDYSGKDNCTFHEQNQETVLKDRKTEELKLELEKKNAEIEQLKNVITQWEAKHKKVKARNARFLKMLQESKRKDKAEILLETDESQTIKNELTAEVATLHAALEKERSKVKLLQTELMKYQSGKKGKRHSESDQ, encoded by the exons ATGGCATCTACTGTAATCCGTTCAGTTCCTACCACTGCATCTCGTTTTGCTTTACTACAAGTTGAAACTGATGCTGGTTTGGAgcctggaaaaggaagaagtggCCAAAGCGCTGGCAAATCTCAGGCATCACAGGGAAGATCATctacagataagaaaaaaaaaaccaaaaggagaaaaaggaaagaacagcaaCGAAGAGAGGTCAATGAG ctcagaaaccttgcttttaaaaagattcCTCAGAAATCATCACATGGAAACTGTCTGTCGCAGCATGAACAAAAACTACACGCTGCAATGCAGAAGGACTGTCAGGGAGAAAATTGGCAGGAGTGGAGACAAAGAGATGAGCAGGTACAG ATGACATCTGAAGTGTTTGAAGCTGATCTTGAAAAAACATTGCTGCTAAGCAAACTGGAGTATGAAGAACACAAAAAG ATAACCTTGCTAAAAAACACGTG GCTGGAAGATGATGTTCACAGAATACgtgacagagagaaaaggagagtcCAGCTCACTGATTACAGTGGAAAAGATAACTGCACATTTCATGAACAGAACCAG GAGActgttttgaaagacagaaaaacagaagaactaAAGCTTgagcttgaaaagaaaaatgcagaaattgaGCAACTGAAGAATGTAATAACTCAGTGGGAG GCAAAGCATAagaaagtaaaagcaagaaatgcaCGGTTTCTGAAGATGttgcaagaaagcaaaa GGAAggacaaagcagaaatactcCTAGAGACTGATGAATCTCAAACTATCAAAAATGAATTGACCGCAGAG GTAGCAACACTTCATGCTgcattagaaaaagaaagatccAAAGTGAAACTACTGCAGACAGAATTAATGAAATACCAG agtgggaaaaaagggaaaaggcacTCAGAATCTGACCAGTGA
- the GKAP1 gene encoding G kinase-anchoring protein 1 isoform X4, whose protein sequence is MASTVIRSVPTTASRFALLQVETDAGLEPGKGRSGQSAGKSQASQGRSSTDKKKKTKRRKRKEQQRREVNELRNLAFKKIPQKSSHGNCLSQHEQKLHAAMQKDCQGENWQEWRQRDEQVQMTSEVFEADLEKTLLLSKLEYEEHKKEYENIENTSSQSKSVNKKKNQEGKEKPLTVSVKDFQSDSNIDNLAKKHVALNSSHSLHDGGFFNRLEDDVHRIRDREKRRVQLTDYSGKDNCTFHEQNQAKHKKVKARNARFLKMLQESKRKDKAEILLETDESQTIKNELTAEVATLHAALEKERSKVKLLQTELMKYQSGKKGKRHSESDQ, encoded by the exons ATGGCATCTACTGTAATCCGTTCAGTTCCTACCACTGCATCTCGTTTTGCTTTACTACAAGTTGAAACTGATGCTGGTTTGGAgcctggaaaaggaagaagtggCCAAAGCGCTGGCAAATCTCAGGCATCACAGGGAAGATCATctacagataagaaaaaaaaaaccaaaaggagaaaaaggaaagaacagcaaCGAAGAGAGGTCAATGAG ctcagaaaccttgcttttaaaaagattcCTCAGAAATCATCACATGGAAACTGTCTGTCGCAGCATGAACAAAAACTACACGCTGCAATGCAGAAGGACTGTCAGGGAGAAAATTGGCAGGAGTGGAGACAAAGAGATGAGCAGGTACAG ATGACATCTGAAGTGTTTGAAGCTGATCTTGAAAAAACATTGCTGCTAAGCAAACTGGAGTATGAAGAACACAAAAAG gaatatgaaaatattgaaaatacttcATCTCAGTCAAAGTCTGTCAATAAGAAAAAGaaccaggaaggaaaagagaaacctCTCACTGTGTCTGTGAAAGACTTTCAGTCAGACAGTAATATAG ATAACCTTGCTAAAAAACACGTG GCACTGAACTCTTCCCATTCGTTGCATGATGGAGGATTTTTCAACAGGCTGGAAGATGATGTTCACAGAATACgtgacagagagaaaaggagagtcCAGCTCACTGATTACAGTGGAAAAGATAACTGCACATTTCATGAACAGAACCAG GCAAAGCATAagaaagtaaaagcaagaaatgcaCGGTTTCTGAAGATGttgcaagaaagcaaaa GGAAggacaaagcagaaatactcCTAGAGACTGATGAATCTCAAACTATCAAAAATGAATTGACCGCAGAG GTAGCAACACTTCATGCTgcattagaaaaagaaagatccAAAGTGAAACTACTGCAGACAGAATTAATGAAATACCAG agtgggaaaaaagggaaaaggcacTCAGAATCTGACCAGTGA
- the GKAP1 gene encoding G kinase-anchoring protein 1 isoform X3 yields MASTVIRSVPTTASRFALLQVETDAGLEPGKGRSGQSAGKSQASQGRSSTDKKKKTKRRKRKEQQRREVNELRNLAFKKIPQKSSHGNCLSQHEQKLHAAMQKDCQGENWQEWRQRDEQVQMTSEVFEADLEKTLLLSKLEYEEHKKEYENIENTSSQSKSVNKKKNQEGKEKPLTVSVKDFQSDSNIDNLAKKHVALNSSHSLHDGGFFNRLEDDVHRIRDREKRRVQLTDYSGKDNCTFHEQNQETVLKDRKTEELKLELEKKNAEIEQLKNVITQWEAKHKKVKARNARFLKMLQESKRKDKAEILLETDESQTIKNELTAESGKKGKRHSESDQ; encoded by the exons ATGGCATCTACTGTAATCCGTTCAGTTCCTACCACTGCATCTCGTTTTGCTTTACTACAAGTTGAAACTGATGCTGGTTTGGAgcctggaaaaggaagaagtggCCAAAGCGCTGGCAAATCTCAGGCATCACAGGGAAGATCATctacagataagaaaaaaaaaaccaaaaggagaaaaaggaaagaacagcaaCGAAGAGAGGTCAATGAG ctcagaaaccttgcttttaaaaagattcCTCAGAAATCATCACATGGAAACTGTCTGTCGCAGCATGAACAAAAACTACACGCTGCAATGCAGAAGGACTGTCAGGGAGAAAATTGGCAGGAGTGGAGACAAAGAGATGAGCAGGTACAG ATGACATCTGAAGTGTTTGAAGCTGATCTTGAAAAAACATTGCTGCTAAGCAAACTGGAGTATGAAGAACACAAAAAG gaatatgaaaatattgaaaatacttcATCTCAGTCAAAGTCTGTCAATAAGAAAAAGaaccaggaaggaaaagagaaacctCTCACTGTGTCTGTGAAAGACTTTCAGTCAGACAGTAATATAG ATAACCTTGCTAAAAAACACGTG GCACTGAACTCTTCCCATTCGTTGCATGATGGAGGATTTTTCAACAGGCTGGAAGATGATGTTCACAGAATACgtgacagagagaaaaggagagtcCAGCTCACTGATTACAGTGGAAAAGATAACTGCACATTTCATGAACAGAACCAG GAGActgttttgaaagacagaaaaacagaagaactaAAGCTTgagcttgaaaagaaaaatgcagaaattgaGCAACTGAAGAATGTAATAACTCAGTGGGAG GCAAAGCATAagaaagtaaaagcaagaaatgcaCGGTTTCTGAAGATGttgcaagaaagcaaaa GGAAggacaaagcagaaatactcCTAGAGACTGATGAATCTCAAACTATCAAAAATGAATTGACCGCAGAG agtgggaaaaaagggaaaaggcacTCAGAATCTGACCAGTGA
- the GKAP1 gene encoding G kinase-anchoring protein 1 isoform X2: protein MASTVIRSVPTTASRFALLQVETDAGLEPGKGRSGQSAGKSQASQGRSSTDKKKKTKRRKRKEQQRREVNELRNLAFKKIPQKSSHGNCLSQHEQKLHAAMQKDCQGENWQEWRQRDEQMTSEVFEADLEKTLLLSKLEYEEHKKEYENIENTSSQSKSVNKKKNQEGKEKPLTVSVKDFQSDSNIDNLAKKHVALNSSHSLHDGGFFNRLEDDVHRIRDREKRRVQLTDYSGKDNCTFHEQNQETVLKDRKTEELKLELEKKNAEIEQLKNVITQWEAKHKKVKARNARFLKMLQESKRKDKAEILLETDESQTIKNELTAEVATLHAALEKERSKVKLLQTELMKYQSGKKGKRHSESDQ, encoded by the exons ATGGCATCTACTGTAATCCGTTCAGTTCCTACCACTGCATCTCGTTTTGCTTTACTACAAGTTGAAACTGATGCTGGTTTGGAgcctggaaaaggaagaagtggCCAAAGCGCTGGCAAATCTCAGGCATCACAGGGAAGATCATctacagataagaaaaaaaaaaccaaaaggagaaaaaggaaagaacagcaaCGAAGAGAGGTCAATGAG ctcagaaaccttgcttttaaaaagattcCTCAGAAATCATCACATGGAAACTGTCTGTCGCAGCATGAACAAAAACTACACGCTGCAATGCAGAAGGACTGTCAGGGAGAAAATTGGCAGGAGTGGAGACAAAGAGATGAGCAG ATGACATCTGAAGTGTTTGAAGCTGATCTTGAAAAAACATTGCTGCTAAGCAAACTGGAGTATGAAGAACACAAAAAG gaatatgaaaatattgaaaatacttcATCTCAGTCAAAGTCTGTCAATAAGAAAAAGaaccaggaaggaaaagagaaacctCTCACTGTGTCTGTGAAAGACTTTCAGTCAGACAGTAATATAG ATAACCTTGCTAAAAAACACGTG GCACTGAACTCTTCCCATTCGTTGCATGATGGAGGATTTTTCAACAGGCTGGAAGATGATGTTCACAGAATACgtgacagagagaaaaggagagtcCAGCTCACTGATTACAGTGGAAAAGATAACTGCACATTTCATGAACAGAACCAG GAGActgttttgaaagacagaaaaacagaagaactaAAGCTTgagcttgaaaagaaaaatgcagaaattgaGCAACTGAAGAATGTAATAACTCAGTGGGAG GCAAAGCATAagaaagtaaaagcaagaaatgcaCGGTTTCTGAAGATGttgcaagaaagcaaaa GGAAggacaaagcagaaatactcCTAGAGACTGATGAATCTCAAACTATCAAAAATGAATTGACCGCAGAG GTAGCAACACTTCATGCTgcattagaaaaagaaagatccAAAGTGAAACTACTGCAGACAGAATTAATGAAATACCAG agtgggaaaaaagggaaaaggcacTCAGAATCTGACCAGTGA